Genomic window (Chryseobacterium sp. H1D6B):
TTTTTTCAGGCCCGTTTTTAAAGAAAGATCGAATGATTTATATTGTAAATAGATTTTCTTTTTGTATTCTGAAGATAATTTATTGGAGCCAGCCCAGTCGTATAAAGATTTCCAAAAAAGAAACTGCCTCTCGTTATACTGCTGTGAATATTGTATGATTTTAGTGATTCTGTTATCATCATGTATGCCTCTTATGGCTACAGCCTGATCTATTATCCCGGATTTCAAATGACAATGATAAGCCAGCTTAATATTGAAATCGGAATCCTGATGCACACGGAGGGCCTCATTGAATCGTAAATGATGTTTTTCGATAGAGGATCTCCTTACAGTAAGTGCATTGAGATGAAAAAATGTACCGAAAGTTTTAGTTGTCAATCCTAATAACCCTCTGAAAACTTCTTCTCCTTCTGCAGGATAATTTACCGTAGTAAGCGGGGAATCCTTAAATTTTGCGAGGAATTCTTTTTTTCCTTTTTCAGTTAGATATTCAATGCCGATTGCATTAAAAACTCCTTCTATTTTTGGGTCTCTAAAAATTTCTTTTTCGGCATCAAACCGGTTGGGAAGATAATAATCATCTGCGTCTAGGAAAGTAATGAAAGCTGCGGTTGCTTTTTCGATTCCCAGATTTCGTGTTGCTCCTGCTCCATGATTTCCCTTATCTGAATGTTGAAATAATTTTATTCTGGAGTTGTCTGCCGCTAATTTTTCACAGATTTCTAATGAGTTGTCCGTCGATTTATCCTCGATTAAAATAACTTCTTTTACTTCTTGAAACTGCAGTGCCGATACCACTGATTTTTCTAAAAATTCAGCGGCATTATATACTGGGATGATTACGGAAATATCAAGCATTATATTACAGATTGGTTATTGTGGGCCCAAAGAGCAAGCTGTAATAAATTCCAGTGTTTGTGGTCTTTATTTAGAAACTTTTGGGCAGCTTTGAAATCAATGTAATTGAAAACTTTTTGATTGGGATCTTTAAGTAACTCGTTTGAAAGATTTATTAGGTTATCTTCTGCAAACCAATTTTTAAGACTCAGCCCGAATCCTTGTTTACGGCGGTTTCTTATTGTTTCTGTCCAGCAAGAGCTCATGGTTTCACGAAGTATAATTTTGTCATTCTGATTATCCAGTTTAAGTTGTTCTGGTAACTGAATACAAAATTCAGCAAAATCTAAATCTAAAAACGGAGTTCTTACTTCTAATGAATTAGCCATAGCCATTCTGTCGGACTTTACCATCATATTTCCAGGAACATAGTGTTCCAGATCCATTTTCATAATATCATTTAATGAGTCAGGGTTGGGAGTGAAGCTATACGTTTGATGATAATCGGCAGTGGAACCCAGTATATTTCTTTCTTCTTTATCAAATGCATTTCTGACAAAGTTCTGATGGAAATCCAAAATTGAAGAATATTTCAAATTCTGCTTTGTAATAAAAGTGGTTTCTTTTATATTCTGATAGAGTCTTAATCCAAATTTAGCAACGATATTATTATAACTGAAATGATTTCTCAATTTATTTTCAACATTGTAAAAATCGTATCCGCCAAATAATTCATCTCCCACATCTCCAGAAAGAACTACTGTGAGATTCTTTTTAGCACTCCGGCAGATCTCATAATGGGGGAGATAAGAAGTATCTGCAAAAGGTTCGTCTAAAAATGGAGAAACCTTCAGAAGGGATTCTGCAAGGTCGCCTTTCTTTTCATGAACTTCGCGGTGGTTGGTGTTATATTTTTCGGCGATTTCTTTCGCATATTTAAGTTCACTGTCTTTATGATCATACCCAAAACTTATGGTGGTCTGCTTTGGAAGAAATTCATTGACTAATGCAA
Coding sequences:
- a CDS encoding glycosyltransferase family 2 protein gives rise to the protein MLDISVIIPVYNAAEFLEKSVVSALQFQEVKEVILIEDKSTDNSLEICEKLAADNSRIKLFQHSDKGNHGAGATRNLGIEKATAAFITFLDADDYYLPNRFDAEKEIFRDPKIEGVFNAIGIEYLTEKGKKEFLAKFKDSPLTTVNYPAEGEEVFRGLLGLTTKTFGTFFHLNALTVRRSSIEKHHLRFNEALRVHQDSDFNIKLAYHCHLKSGIIDQAVAIRGIHDDNRITKIIQYSQQYNERQFLFWKSLYDWAGSNKLSSEYKKKIYLQYKSFDLSLKTGLKKYSCIFFEAVKNPEILKTKHRFTYLNR
- the asnB gene encoding asparagine synthase (glutamine-hydrolyzing), with amino-acid sequence MCGIAGIISSNARNYQDEIKKMTDSMLHRGPDSSHFEFYENAALGHRRLSIIDLSENGKQPMFSNTKNECIVLNGEIYGYLDIKKKHSEYPYHGGSDTEVILAMYQRKQENLIHDLPGMFAFAIWDDQKKQLFCARDRFGEKPFYYAVGSNNEFIFASEIKAILASGLIQPKVNNEALSHYLQYGYVSTYQSIYSNIFTLPPAHQLIWKDGKAVVSRYYSIPAKDRSINLSDAKEEFFYLLKNAVKKQLIADVEVGSFLSGGLDSSSIVALVNEFLPKQTTISFGYDHKDSELKYAKEIAEKYNTNHREVHEKKGDLAESLLKVSPFLDEPFADTSYLPHYEICRSAKKNLTVVLSGDVGDELFGGYDFYNVENKLRNHFSYNNIVAKFGLRLYQNIKETTFITKQNLKYSSILDFHQNFVRNAFDKEERNILGSTADYHQTYSFTPNPDSLNDIMKMDLEHYVPGNMMVKSDRMAMANSLEVRTPFLDLDFAEFCIQLPEQLKLDNQNDKIILRETMSSCWTETIRNRRKQGFGLSLKNWFAEDNLINLSNELLKDPNQKVFNYIDFKAAQKFLNKDHKHWNLLQLALWAHNNQSVI